Sequence from the Rhizobium sp. TH2 genome:
GACAGAAGAAATTTATGGGGTCCCACCCGAACAGGTCGTCGGCAGCAGCGGCAAGATCGCGTTTGAAATGCTGGACGGGAAGGGTGTGATCATGCGCATTCCCGAGATCAATTTCATCGACGACAAGGCGGGCAAGCCCGTCGGCATCCACCAGCACATCGGCCGCCGGCCCGTGATGGCGTTCGGCAATTCGGACGGCGACCTGCAGATGCTGCAATGGACCTGCACGCGGCAGGGCCCCAGCTTTTGTGCCTATGTTCACCATACCGATGCGAAGCGCGAATGGGCTTATGATCGGAACTCCTCCATCGGACGGCTGGCAAAGGGTCTGGACGAAGCCAAGGCCAGAAGCTGGACCCTTATCGACATGAAAGAAGATTGGAGTAAGGTGTTTGCATATGAGTGATTCATCTGGAGGTAGAAGGTAGGATCATCCATGATGGAAAAACAGGCCACGCACGTACTCGCCAGCAATCGAATGACGTGGATTCCAGGCGGGACCTTTCTGATGGGATCGGACAGCCACTATCCCGAGGAAGCACCTGCGCATAAGGTGCGTGTCGATGGGTTCTGGATCGATGTGTGCGCCGTCACGAACCGGGAATTCGCCACCTTTGTCGATGCGACGGGCTATGTCACGGTAGCGGAGCGTCCGGTCAATCCCGCGGACTATCCTGGCGCCATTCCCGGAATGCTCGGTCCTTCATCGGTTGTGTTCATCAAGCCGAAGCCGCCGGTTGACCTCTCCAATCGCTATAACTGGTGGAAATATGTCAGCGGGGCAAACTGGCGGCATCCCAGAGGGCCGGCAAGCTCGATCAAGGGCCTCATGGACCATCCCGTGGTCCATGTCGCTTTCGCCGACGCCGAAGCTTACGCCGCATGGGCCGACAAGGAATTGCCGACCGAAGCGGAGTGGGAATTCGCCGCCCGGGGCGGGCTGGAGGCCTCGGAATATGTCTGGGGCGACGAGATGACACCCGGCGGGCACCACATGGCAAATACGTGGCAGGGGCAGTTTCCCATACAAAATAGCCGGGACGATGGCTTCGAGGGCACCGCTCCTGTTGGGTCATTTCCCGCCAACGGCTATGGCCTGTTTGATATGGCCGGCAATGTCTGGGAATGGACGACCGACTGGTATCAGGAGCATGGCAAGATCGAAAGTCCTTGCTGCACGATTTCAAATCCGAGGGGCGCCAACCAGGCAGACAGCCTGGACCCCAGTCTGCCGGAAATTGCTATACCGCGAAAGGTGATGAAGGGCGGTTCGCATCTTTGCGCGCCGAACTATTGCCGCCGCTACCGGCCCGCCGCCAGGATGGCACATCCTGCCGATACCGCGACCTGCCATCTGGGATTTCGCTGCATCGTTCGCGGGCAACAGCGACCACCAGTATCCAATCGGAAAATTTGAAATGATGCGTCTCAAGAACGTATCGGCGGCCACGTTCATCGCGGCACTCTGCGTCATGACAGGCGCGGCGATAGCGCAAGAGGGCGACAACGAACTGGCCAAGAAGCTGAGCAACCCGATCGCATCACTGATCAGCGTGCCGCTACAGTTCAACTACGACCAGGGCTATGGTCCGAATGATGGGTTTCGTGCTTACCTCAACATACAGCCGGTAATCCCGATCTCGCTCAATGACGAGTGGAATGTCATTTCGCGTACCATTATTCCCGTGATCCAACAGAACGACATCGTTGGCCCATCGGGCACCCAGTTCGGCATGGGCGACATCACCCAAAGCTTCTTCTTCTCGCCGGCCCATCCCGGCCCGAGCGGCATCATCTGGGGCGTTGGCCCAGTCTTCCTGCTGCCCACTGCCACCGACGACATGCTGGGTTCGGAAAAGTTAGGCATCGGTCCGACAGCCGTTGTGCTCAAGCAGATGGGCGGCTGGACAGTCGGTGGTCTCGGAAACCACATCTGGTCGGTGGCGGGCGACGACTCGCGGCCGGACATCAGCTCGACCTTCCTGCAACCCTTCGTTTCCTACACGACCCCGACGGCATGGACGTTCTCGCTCAACACCGAAAGCACCTACAACTGGAAAAGCGATCAATGGTCCGTGCCGGTTAATCTCGTTGTCTCAAAGCTGGTCAAATTCGGCCACCAACCCGTCAGTCTGTTCGCTGGTGCTCGCTACTGGGCGGAAACGCCAGAAGGCGGACCGGAGGGCTTCGGCTTACGGGCCGGACTCACATTCCTGTTTCCCAAATAAGCCAAGGTCGTCACCGGCAGGGACGGCAGGCGCCT
This genomic interval carries:
- a CDS encoding formylglycine-generating enzyme family protein translates to MMEKQATHVLASNRMTWIPGGTFLMGSDSHYPEEAPAHKVRVDGFWIDVCAVTNREFATFVDATGYVTVAERPVNPADYPGAIPGMLGPSSVVFIKPKPPVDLSNRYNWWKYVSGANWRHPRGPASSIKGLMDHPVVHVAFADAEAYAAWADKELPTEAEWEFAARGGLEASEYVWGDEMTPGGHHMANTWQGQFPIQNSRDDGFEGTAPVGSFPANGYGLFDMAGNVWEWTTDWYQEHGKIESPCCTISNPRGANQADSLDPSLPEIAIPRKVMKGGSHLCAPNYCRRYRPAARMAHPADTATCHLGFRCIVRGQQRPPVSNRKI
- a CDS encoding transporter, which produces MRLKNVSAATFIAALCVMTGAAIAQEGDNELAKKLSNPIASLISVPLQFNYDQGYGPNDGFRAYLNIQPVIPISLNDEWNVISRTIIPVIQQNDIVGPSGTQFGMGDITQSFFFSPAHPGPSGIIWGVGPVFLLPTATDDMLGSEKLGIGPTAVVLKQMGGWTVGGLGNHIWSVAGDDSRPDISSTFLQPFVSYTTPTAWTFSLNTESTYNWKSDQWSVPVNLVVSKLVKFGHQPVSLFAGARYWAETPEGGPEGFGLRAGLTFLFPK